The proteins below come from a single Falco rusticolus isolate bFalRus1 chromosome 18, bFalRus1.pri, whole genome shotgun sequence genomic window:
- the ARHGAP23 gene encoding LOW QUALITY PROTEIN: rho GTPase-activating protein 23 (The sequence of the model RefSeq protein was modified relative to this genomic sequence to represent the inferred CDS: inserted 4 bases in 3 codons; deleted 1 base in 1 codon; substituted 1 base at 1 genomic stop codon) produces the protein MNGIAFCLVGIPPPAPAPTPGQRDGASPNANVPPEGPFPWVGPKTVVLRKSSQGGFGFTLRHFIVYPPESAVHSTAKEEENGNRAGPPRSRLEPMDTIFVKNVREDGPAHQAGLRTGDRLVKVNGESIIGKTYSQVIALIQNSDDVLELSIMPKDEDILQLAYSQDAYLKGNEPYSGGAQSIPEPPPICYPRKTYPFQARGAEPPPGQPPDTRAHRPAAAGPSSPLGTATLASTRSEVGGSPAHRPDEPQPGVPPPHPTAPHGHPGSFSCTSCPSNVASSLPDRYGMPPAAASCYGVPRHLPEHRTHCGFKEGVGGLVGAGRSPREVPGSQRVPGRQECQQALSRWFCSQEPRRSASEERRHAMPPRYRSVSQDRLGVSAAAPRGWPHSASHDTLLQPSREGWAPRARSDHYLGRYGRSMEALEPSALLSPHLDRSAWPPERVCRATVAAVGQPIPHASFAPSSSSSSSSREPAPVQKHPSQPNLQSADDSGYIGYRSYSPSFQRRTGLLHALSFRDPAFGGLPTFSISQRSAAPLPESVVPAVPPPTGPPPVPTVPREQRPESSRVPEQPEERREEVVLRQKPPTGRKMPPPLRQMNFVFPEGVKETDICDPPSASGKGDRPAGERPGRRVAPLAAPEDSLASIPFIDEPTSPSIDLKAKHVPASSVVSSAMNSAPAVATSPSSPTFAFALNRHYSQDCSSIKAGRRSSYLLAITTERSKSCDDGLNAFRDEGKILRRMPSRVPSLRMLRSFFTDGSLDSLGTSEDARSKRHSTSDLSDVPFSAVRKEGWLHCKQILTKKGKKVGGGIRQWKRVFAVLRTHSLYLCKDRREAVTCAPAPGEEEPPISIQACLVDISYSETKRKHVFRLTTADFCEYLFQAEDREDMLAWIKVIRENSKAEGEDPGFASQALINKKLNDYRKVSPAGTKPDSSPKGPRGLGIRAEFLKQTGTSAPRSPRQDAAVTKDESSSQKAPWGINIMKKNKKSAPRAFGVRLEDCQPAPDNKNVPLIVEACCKVVEDRGLEYMGIYRVPGNNAVVSSLQEQLNKGATEINLQDERWQDLNVISSLLKSFFRKLPEPLFTDDKYNDFIEANRIEDASERMRTLRKLIRDLPGHYYETLKFLVGHLKTIADHSEKNKMEPRNLALVFGPTLVRTSEDNMTDMVTHMPDRYKIVETLIQHSDWFFSDKEDKGEKTPVDEKEAQSVPNIEYLLPNIGRTAAPGDATGSTRSGSAKPKGTWPSRKAPPHRXLLAIPFVSAAARKRKKRREAEGVGSSTDDDAERRDTXGQGAEDEGTVAALPGPSKAPPMERESSLEPGGAGLSWRRNARSIVSGYSTLSTMDRSLCSEVQSVGREPRGGGDDERSELSHMETDTESREGPRPGQVYGGTGDGDKAPLGRPSFNSHRLIQCDTLARREAGAAAAGQRDPAPHRGEAGLAXPWAPLAREQLRQHLRVSADDMGVHLRRAHSPETRRKKSSXRRHTVVVPGGLKDLNFNEWKEPRGLEVAPGPCRDKDSGLSSLESTKARPTGTHTAQPGTGPGTKTPPGSPGPPAPLRFPSVSDLPGCARRGSPLPSQCFNLRTRLRSRI, from the exons CCGACACCAGGCCAGAGAGATGGGGCGTCCCCGAATGCCAACGTGCCCCCAGAGGGGCCCTTCCCCTGGGTGGGCCCGAAGACGGTGGTGCTGCGGAAGAGCTCGCAGGGGGGGTTTGGTTTCACCCTCCGCCACTTTATTGTCTACCCCCCGGAGTCAGCCGTGCACTCCACCGCCAAG gaggaggagaacgGGAACCGAGCAG gtCCCCCCCGGAGCCGCCTGGAGCCCATGGACACCATCTTTGTGAAGAACGTGCGGGAGGACGGGCCGGCACACCAGGCTGGGCTGCGCACTG gagaCCGCCTGGTCAAGGTGAACGGGGAGAGCATCATCGGGAAAACCTACTCGCAGGTCATTGCACTGATCCAGAACAG CGACGATGTGCTGGAGCTCTCCATCATGCCCAAGGACGAGGACATCCTCCAGCTG GCATATTCGCAGGATGCCTACCTGAAGGGCAATGAGCCGTACTCCGGTGGGGCGCAGAGCATCCCTGAGCCCCCTCCTATCTGCTACCCGCGGAAGACGTACCCCTTCCAGGCGCGGGGTGCAGAGCCCCCTCCGGGCCAGCCGCCGGACACTCGTGCCCACCGCCCCGCTGCTGCGGGCCCCTCGTCCCCGCTTGGCACCGCCACGCTTGCCAGCACCCGGAGCGAGGTGGGCGGCAGCCCTGCGCACCGCCCTGACGAGCCGCAGCCTGGGGTTCCCCCACCGCACCCCACCGCACCCCACGGGCACCCCGGCTCCTTCTCCTgcaccagctgccccagcaACGTCGCATCGTCTCTGCCTGACCGCTATGGGatgccccccgccgccgcctcctgcTACGGAGTCCCCAGGCACCTCCCGGAGCACCGGACTCACTGTGGCTTCAAGGAGGGCGttggggggctggtgggggctggGCGCTCCCCCCGGGAGGTGCCGGGCAGCCAGCGGGTGCCGGGCCGGCAGGAGTGCCAGCAGGCTCTGTCCCGCTGGTTTTGCAGCCAGGAGCCGCGGCGGAGCGCCTCGGAGGAGCGGCGGCACGCCATGCCGCCCCGCTACCGCAGCGTGTCCCAGGACCGGCTGGGGGTCTCGGCGGCGGCCCCCCGGGGCTGGCCCCACAGCGCATCGCATGacaccctgctgcagccctcccGCGAGGGCTGGGCGCCCCGCGCCCGCTCCGATCACTACCTGGGGCGCTACGGGCGCTCCATGGAGGCGCTGGAGCCCAGCGCCTTGCTCTCGCCCCACCTCGACCGCTCCGCATGGCCACCTGAGAGGGTCTGCCGGGCCACCGTCGCTGCCGTCGGGCAACCCATCCCGCATGCCTCCTTTgcgccttcctcctcctcctcctcctcctcccgggAGCCAGCACCGGTGCAGAAGCACCCGTCGCAGCCCAACCTGCAGAGCGCAGATGATTCGGGCTACATCGGCTACCGGAGCTACAGCCCATCCTTCCAGCGCCGCACCGGGCTGCTGCACGCCCTCTCCTTCCGTGACCCAGCCTTCGGTGGGCTGCCCACCTTCAGCATCTCGCAGCGGTCggcagccccactgccagaGAGCGTGGTCCCTGCTGTCCCACCACCCACCGGCCCCCCGCCGGTCCCCACCGTGCCCAGGGAGCAGCGGCCAGAGAGCAGCCGGGTGCCCGAGCAGCCAGAGGAGCGGAGGGAAGAGGTGGTTTTGCGGCAGAAGCCACCCACGGGCCGCAAGATGCCACCCCCGCTGCGGCAGATGAACTTTGTCTTCCCCGAGGGGGTGAAGGAGACGGACATTTGCGAC CCCCCATCGGCCAGCGGCAAAGGGGACAGGCCGGCAGGCGAGCGGCCAGGCCGGCGTGTGGCTCCCTTGGCAGCCCCTGAAGACTCGCTGGCATCGATCCCCTTCATCG ATGaacccaccagccccagcattGACCTGAAGGCCAAGCACGTCCCCGCCTCCTCGGTGGTCTCCAGTGCCATGAACTCCGCACCTGCCGTCGCCACCAGCCCCTCCTCGCCCACCTTTGCCTTTGCCCTGAACCGGCACTACTCCCAGGACTGCA GCAGCATCAAGGCCGGCCGTCGCTCGTCCTACCTCCTGGCCATCACCACCGAGCGCTCCAAGTCCTGCGACGATGGTCTGAATGCATTTCGGGATGAGGGGAAGATCCTAAG GAGGATGCCCAGCCGGGTCCCCAGCCTCCGCATGCTGAGGAGCTTCTTCACCGATGGG TCTCTGGACAGCCTTGGCACGTCCGAAGACGCCCGCTCCAAAAGACACTCAACCTCCGACCTCTCGGACGTCCCGTTCAGCGCCGTGAGGAAGGAGGGCTGGCTCCACTGCAAGCAGATCCTCACCAAAAAGGGGAAG AAGGTCGGTGGAGGCATCCGGCAGTGGAAGCGCGTCTTCGCCGTGCTGCGCACTCACTCGCTGTACCTGTGCAAGGACAGGCGGGAGGCGGTGACCTGCGCCCCGGCCCCAGGTGAGGAGGAGCCGCCGATCAGCATCCAAGCGTGCCTGGTGGACATCTCCTACAGCGAGACCAAGAGGAAGCACGTCTTCCGCCTGACGACCGCTGACTTCTGTGAATATCTCTTTCAGGCAGAGGATCGGGAAGACATGCTGGCCTGGATCAAAGTCATCAGGGAGAACAGCAAGGCTGAGGGCGAG GACCCCGGTTTTGCCAGCCAAGCGCTTATCAACAAGAAGTTAAACGACTACCGGAAAGTGAG ccccgcgggcACCAAGCCCGATTCCTCACCCAAGGGCCCTCGTGGGCTGGGGATCCGAGCCGAGTTCCTGAAGCAGACGGGAACCAGCGCACCCCGGTCCCCCAGGCAGGATGCAGCCGTCACAAAAG ATGAGAGCAGCTCCCAAAAAGCCCCATGGGGCATCAACATCATgaagaagaacaagaaatctGCCCCCCGGGCTTTTGGCGTGAGGCTGGAGGACTGCCAGCCTGCCCCGGACAATAAG aaCGTCCCGTTGATCGTCGAAGCTTGCTGCAAGGTGGTGGAGGACCGAGGGCTGGAGTACATGGGCATCTACCGCGTGCCCGGGAACAACGCCGTGGTGTccagcctgcaggagcagctcaaCAAGGGAGCCACGGAGATCAACCTGCAGGATGAg CGCTGGCAGGATCTGAACGTCATTAGCAGCCTGCTGAAATCCTTCTTCCGAAAGCTGCCCGAGCCCCTCTTCACTGACG ATAAGTACAACGACTTTATCGAGGCCAACCGGATAGAGGATGCCAGCGAGAGGATGAGGACGCTGCGGAAGCTG ATCCGGGACCTGCCAGGTCACTACTACGAGACACTCAAATTCCTGGTGGGTCACCTGAAGACCATCGCTGACCACTCGGAGAAGAACAAG ATGGAGCCCCGAAACCTGGCGCTGGTGTTCGGCCCCACACTGGTGCGGACGTCCGAGGACAACATGACCGACATGGTGACGCACATGCCTGACCGCTACAAAATTGTGGAGACCCTCATCCAGCAC TCGGACTGGTTCTTCAGTGACAAGGAGGACAAGGGTGAGAAG ACCCCCGTGGATGAGAAGGAGGCGCAGTCTGTGCCCAACATCGAGTACCTGCTCCCCAACATTGGCAGGACCGCGGCGCCCGGTGATGCCACAG GCTCAACCCGCAGCGGCTCCGCCAAACCAAAG GGCACGTGGCCGTCGCGAAAGGCACCGCCGCACCGGTAGCTCCTCGCCATCCCCTTTGTGTCGGCCGCTGCCCgcaagaggaagaagaggagagaggcCGAGGGTGTCGGGAGCAGCACCGATGACGATGCAGAGCGCAGGGACA CCGGGCAGGGAGCGGAGGATGAGGGGACCGTGgctgccctgccaggacccAGCAAAGCCCCCCC GATGGAGCGGGAGAGCTCCCTGgagcctgggggtgctgggctgagctggcGCCGGAACGCCCGCTCCATCGTGTCGGGCTACTCCACGCTGTCCACCATGGACCGCAGCCTCTGCTCCGAGGTGCAGTCGGTGGGCCGGGAGCCGCGGGGAGGAGGCGACGACGAGCGCAGCGAGCTCAGCCACATGGAGACGGACACGGAGAGCCGGGAGGGTCCTCGGCCGGGGCAGGTGTATGGGGGGACAGGGGATGGGGATAAGGCCCCCCTCGGCCGCCCCTCGTTCAACTCCCACCGCCTGATCCAGTGCGACACGCTGGCCCGGAGGGAAGCtggggcggccgcggccggcCAGCGAGACCCGGCACCCCACCGGGGAGAAGCCGGGCTGGC CCCCTGGGCGCCCCTCGCGCGGGAGCAGCTCCGGCAGCACCTGCGGGTCTCTGCTGACGACATGGGGGTCCACCTGCGCCGAGCCCACTCCCCCGAAACCCGCCGCAAGAAGAGCA TGCGCCGGCACACGGTGGTGGTGCCGGGGGGCCTCAAGGACCTCAACTTCAACGAGTGGAAGGAGCCGCGGGGGCTGGAGGTGGCCCCGGGACCCTGCCGTGACAAGGACTCGGGGCTCAGCAGCCTGGAGTCCACCAAAGCCCGGCCCACCGGCACCCACACGGCACAGCCCGGCACGGGGCCGGGCACCAAGacccccccgggcagccccggccccccagcccccctgcgCTTCCCCAGTGTCTCTGACCTCCCAGGATGTGCTCGCCGcggctcccccctccccagccagtgTTTTAATTTAAGGACTCGCCTTCGTTCTCGTATTTAA